The following are encoded in a window of Thiovulum sp. ES genomic DNA:
- a CDS encoding histidinol dehydrogenase (PFAM: Histidinol dehydrogenase~TIGRFAM: histidinol dehydrogenase), producing the protein MINIINTTDTDFQTKFDEILNRGKMDIHSVSDIVANILKRVRQEGDKAVIQDVRDFDKWYPEDGSDLIVTHEEMESGFHRLTPELKKALRVAYTRIEKFHKLQMPKSWIETEENGSMLGQKVTPIERAGLYIPGGKAIYPSSLLMNAIPAHVAGVKEIVVVSPTPNGEISDILLGAGYIANVKAIYKVGGASAIGAMAYGTETIPKVDVITGPGNIFVATAKKQVFGDVQIDMIAGPSEIGVLADEVAVPSHIAIDMLSQAEHDEMASSILITPFQKLAKDVNKEIKKWLQELERREIAERSIRDRGAIIVTETMDEAIDLMNQIAPEHLEVVTNSPFELLPQIKNAGAIFLGKNTPEAVGDYMAGPNHTLPTGGSAKFFSPLSVENFLKKSSIISFSKKALKQFGNDIDVFARTEQLDAHALSVKVRL; encoded by the coding sequence ATGATAAATATTATCAATACGACTGATACAGATTTTCAAACAAAGTTTGATGAAATTTTGAATCGTGGAAAAATGGATATTCATTCTGTTAGCGACATCGTTGCAAATATCTTAAAACGAGTCAGACAAGAGGGTGATAAAGCAGTCATTCAAGATGTTAGAGATTTTGATAAGTGGTATCCAGAAGACGGATCAGACCTCATCGTTACTCATGAAGAGATGGAGAGTGGTTTTCACAGACTTACTCCAGAATTGAAAAAAGCTCTTAGAGTTGCTTATACAAGAATTGAAAAGTTCCACAAGTTGCAGATGCCAAAGAGTTGGATTGAGACAGAGGAAAATGGATCGATGCTTGGGCAAAAAGTTACACCAATTGAGAGAGCAGGACTCTATATTCCTGGAGGAAAAGCGATCTATCCCTCTTCATTATTGATGAATGCAATTCCTGCTCATGTTGCGGGAGTGAAAGAGATTGTTGTTGTTTCTCCAACTCCAAATGGTGAAATAAGCGATATTCTCCTTGGTGCTGGATATATTGCAAATGTAAAAGCGATATATAAAGTTGGTGGAGCTTCTGCAATTGGTGCGATGGCTTATGGAACAGAAACTATTCCAAAAGTTGATGTAATCACAGGACCAGGAAATATTTTTGTTGCAACTGCTAAAAAACAGGTTTTTGGTGATGTCCAAATCGATATGATCGCAGGTCCTAGTGAAATTGGTGTTCTTGCCGATGAGGTCGCTGTTCCAAGCCACATAGCAATCGATATGCTTTCTCAAGCTGAACATGACGAAATGGCTAGTTCTATTCTCATTACTCCATTTCAAAAATTGGCAAAAGATGTTAATAAAGAGATTAAAAAATGGCTTCAAGAACTTGAACGACGAGAAATTGCTGAAAGGTCTATCAGAGATCGTGGGGCAATCATCGTTACTGAAACAATGGACGAAGCAATTGATTTAATGAATCAAATTGCACCAGAGCATTTAGAAGTTGTAACAAACTCACCTTTTGAACTTCTTCCACAAATTAAAAATGCCGGTGCTATCTTTCTTGGAAAAAACACACCTGAAGCGGTTGGTGATTATATGGCTGGACCAAATCACACTCTTCCAACTGGTGGTAGTGCAAAATTCTTTTCACCTCTTTCAGTTGAAAACTTCTTAAAAAAGAGTTCAATAATCTCTTTCTCCAAAAAAGCTTTAAAGCAATTTGGAAATGATATTGATGTTTTTGCAAGAACAGAACAACTCGATGCTCATGCACTTTCTGTAAAAGTTAGGTTATAA
- a CDS encoding RNA methyltransferase, RsmE family (PFAM: RNA methyltransferase~TIGRFAM: RNA methyltransferase, RsmE family), whose protein sequence is MQFIYSNLSGNSRIELDGELYNYIFKVRRHRADEVLFLRNLESPKTLFQYRISDVSRRKAILNLENQAENFVEQAKKTVLGWCLVDPKTVEKTLSMLNELGISKIAFIYCDFSQKNFKLDFDRIQRILETSSMQCGRFDIPKVETFQNLETFLETYKNAFAIDFSENRTIPKSENLEFVVGCEGGFSENERKLFKNSLSLPSANILRSETAVVSALSILNL, encoded by the coding sequence TTGCAATTCATTTACTCTAATCTCAGTGGAAACTCGAGAATAGAGTTAGACGGCGAACTTTACAACTATATTTTTAAAGTTCGTCGCCACCGAGCTGATGAGGTTCTTTTTTTAAGAAATCTTGAAAGCCCAAAAACTCTTTTTCAATATCGAATTTCTGATGTTTCTCGCCGAAAAGCTATTTTAAATTTAGAAAATCAAGCTGAGAATTTTGTAGAACAAGCAAAAAAAACAGTTTTGGGTTGGTGTCTTGTTGATCCAAAAACAGTCGAAAAAACTTTGTCAATGCTAAATGAGTTGGGAATTTCCAAAATTGCATTTATCTACTGCGATTTTTCACAAAAAAATTTCAAATTAGATTTTGACAGAATTCAAAGAATTTTAGAAACCTCATCGATGCAATGCGGTCGTTTCGATATTCCAAAAGTTGAGACTTTCCAAAATTTAGAAACCTTTTTAGAGACTTACAAAAATGCTTTTGCTATTGATTTTTCTGAAAATAGAACTATTCCAAAAAGTGAAAATTTAGAATTTGTCGTTGGTTGTGAAGGTGGATTTTCAGAAAATGAGAGAAAACTTTTTAAAAACAGTCTCTCTTTACCCTCAGCAAATATTCTGCGAAGTGAAACCGCTGTTGTTTCAGCCCTCTCAATTTTAAACCTTTAA
- a CDS encoding peptidyl-prolyl cis-trans isomerase (rotamase) - cyclophilin family (PFAM: Cyclophilin type peptidyl-prolyl cis-trans isomerase/CLD), whose translation MRGELKTYNLPQEELTKLNFAKITTSKGVIWIKLLNDETPNTVANFAHLASTGFYNGLNFHRVIPGFMAQGGCPHGSGTGGPDWRIPCETALNKTKHRIGTLSMAHAGPNTGGSQFFICFVDCPHLDGVHTTFGQIELRDRESRQILHSIKGGDKIETIEIVEAREK comes from the coding sequence GTGAGAGGCGAATTAAAAACATACAACTTGCCACAAGAAGAACTTACGAAATTAAATTTTGCAAAAATCACAACAAGCAAAGGGGTTATTTGGATTAAATTACTAAATGATGAAACTCCAAATACGGTAGCAAACTTTGCACACCTTGCTTCGACTGGTTTTTACAATGGCTTAAATTTTCACCGAGTAATTCCGGGATTTATGGCACAGGGTGGTTGTCCACACGGAAGTGGAACTGGTGGTCCAGATTGGAGAATTCCATGTGAAACTGCATTAAACAAAACAAAACACAGAATCGGAACACTTTCAATGGCACATGCTGGACCAAACACAGGTGGTAGCCAATTTTTCATCTGTTTTGTAGATTGTCCGCACCTTGACGGAGTTCATACTACTTTTGGACAAATCGAATTACGAGATCGAGAAAGCCGACAGATTCTTCACTCAATTAAGGGTGGAGATAAAATCGAAACAATTGAAATTGTAGAAGCACGAGAAAAATAA